The genomic DNA CCTATGGCTGTCTGTGAAAGAGAGAGAGCTCATGGATACTGTTACCAAAGGTTAAATTTCGTGAATAACACGGCAAAATCCAAAAGACAAATTTTTACCCTATTGCAAAGAGAATTACATCTTTTAAGTGAAAGTAGAAATATTTCCTTGGGCTTTGCTGAAACACGGTATCAGAGATTCTTTACCCGCCTTGTGAAACTGACTTAAAGGGCACAGAGAGCACCCTTTCCCATGAAAACGACAGCTTTTTTTGGATACAGAGATTAGATCTTTCGAATTCTGCATACCTGGATCCCTTGTCTTCTATAGCCTATGCTCGCTAATATTGTCTTATCTCTTCATCAGGATTTTATTTGTCAGTCATAGATACTGATCTTACCCAGACCTATGGTTGGATCTTAGCCGCATTAGCTCAAACTTGAAACACtccatttgatttaatttagtttaaaactaaattgaatttgaatgggaagattaacttattttaaaatcaaattaaacttaaattaaaaaaaaattagtttaatttagtttacaaattgaatatataactCAATTCCATTGAAATTTGGTTTATAactcaattattaaaacaatagttttttttacctattattagaaaaaacaaCTTCGCTAGCGGATCCCTTTTATTCTATAGCCAAAGCTCGCTAATAGTGTCTTATCTCATCATCAGGATTTCATTTGTCGATATGGAGCTTTCACAGAACCCCGCAACCCAAAAAAAATCCATGTAAACTTATGGATTTTTATTCAGATTAGGCCTTGGGATTATGAAGGGACTTTGGGCTTAAACTTCAACGCCAATCTTTGTTCTTATTTGCCTTGCATTTTCCTTTTCCCTCAGATATGCCTGTGAAAGGAGGATATATTGTCTACATAAATGTATGTTTATCACTTCTCCAAGATTTTCTTCATCTGGGAGGATTTTGTTATTGGACCAAAAGAAGAAATATCTTTTTGCATATTGCAGATGATTGTTTGGCGATTCAGATATTTCCTCTATCTCAAAGAGCTGATGATGAGGCAAAGGAATCGTACCCAGCTTGTGTATTTTATTTCACCTGATTTGTTGTTATGTCACATATATGCATGTGAACTTGCAGAACTTgagcatgttttcagaaaaatgGCAAACAAGAGAGAAATGCCCCACTCTCTTGCTTCATTAGTCTTCAGGATTCCTTACTATTAATGTGATTTTGAAGATTGCATTCTAGATTTCGATCTGGGATATAGAAATAGCATAAAACTATGGCTTTAAGCAGGTCCACCAAGGTTTTCATTTAGATATTGCTTCcttgattgaattgaaaatttctaCTCTAAGTGGGATGTGTTCCAACTTTCAACTCTATTCTGAaattcgttttttttttttatgtttgatgaTTCTAGGCTCTTCGTTCcggtgaaaaaaatataatttagatcaGTAGACTTGTGAGCTTGTTCTGTGACGTGGGATTTAAATCTTATTTCTTTTGGAATCCGAACATACCATTACGTTCTACAGTCTTAACATTCATATAGGTTAGTTGTGTATTAGCCCAGACATATAATTACAACTAAGAGATATAAAAAtggttttgatataaaatgatatcaatttcaagagaatcatattttaaaatctagttattgagattaaaaaatataaaattatataaacccaTTCCAAAAACTTATATAACTGTATAAACTTTACACTAAAAATTCATACTTCTTAAAATGAGATATAAGTTTTATATCTTACTCTTGCTTTCCAACAATTTGGTACTGTACTCACCCTGAGGTGATGGTCTACACAGCAAAGTTTTGAATATTGAGCCCAGTTCTGCAATCAGTAGTACTCTGCTTAAGCTGAGGCATGTCCCGTGCGTTGAATTTGTAATGGAGAAAGCTGGAACATGAAACTATTTCTACAGTTTGGTACTTCACTTAATTAAACCGAGGCTATTGTTACAGTCTACTCAGCTGAATTTGGAATCTTGTActtggttttgatttttggtagCTCCCTTAAAATCTGAATTCGGAATCGATAAAGCACTTACTCTGTTATGTATTATTTCATCTTGACGTTTGCAAGATTTTGTTTGTGGCCTTTCTCAAATGAAGACATTGAATTGAAGGGCCCAAGAATCTGCtaacaatgaatttttttttccttttacattATAAGATTTGGTCCCATGAGAACTCAAGTGCTAAGCCTGATACTCATCTCAGTTTATGTAAGATGAAATTTACTTTGTTTCTAATATTCTCTCTTTAAGGAAAGAGTTAAAGGCCATATGAGCGGCCTTATTTGTGGGGTCTATGTTAAGTGGACTTTGTAGTCAAAAAGTCTATTTgtgttttaaatatttggacaattcattttgatttagtttagaaaaatttttaaatcaaaatgaaaataaaaaaaagagtttaacaaaatctcaaatcaaattgaataattttgtgctttgaaccaaatcaaacaaaaatttatgaCTTAGTCCGATTTAGTTTACGGTTATCGATCACATTTTCAATACCTTATCCTTTTATATATTagtaaaatttcttaaattttagttatttttaatatcaatattatttcaagCTCGACATACTAAGAAATGTGAGTATGCATTTTTgtctatataattaaataaattattaattatgacTAAGAAAAGTGAAGTACCCGTcaatgtatatgaaaaattttgaatcttgATCAACAAAGTGAATATGCATGGATATGGGAAGACCACATTCTACGATTATGTGTTCTTGAAAGAAATTTCctaaaaatgattttgttataCTTGTATACAATGTGGATGCTATAATGATTATTGATCGTGATATTAAAAAGATTGAATGTCTCAAAGATGAGCTTAGTCCTTTTTTATGAAGGAGTTGAGACCAAAGATTTCTGGTGATAGAAAGAATAGAAAATGGTTATCCCAAATAGGATGCATTGTTGTATTTGTAttcatgttattttttcaagatattgTTAGTGactttaatatattatagtaaAGTTTTCAGTTGAAAACTTTGTAagatatagtaaaatattattctttcgTAAATCTTTTATCTCTACATTAAAGAGGTTTTTTCAcgttagtttaattttattgtgttaaAGTTTGTAATCTTTAGTTGCGAAATGGCCGGCCGACAATTAAGTGCCCTTCTTCAACTAAAACAATGGATGCTCTCATTGTTTTACCATTGGGATAAACAAGGCAAGACATTTTTAATGACATGATTTCAATATTCTATAGAAGGTAATCTATTCatattcaaacttgacttatttgatttgaattttaacaGTTTGGATTGAATCTACacttatttccaattttatggGGTTCACCAACAATGAAGTAGTGAATAAGTATCAGTATCAAAAGGAAGAGACGATTACGACTTCACTACAAAAACGCATAAAGAATTTCATCAAAGCCCGGATAGTGGGCCTTGCAATTATTTGCAGAAGTTATTGGCTGAACCATTGAGCTTGGAAGGTAAAGACAATCTTTCTCAGTGTTCCTGCAGATTTCATGGGTATGGTGGGAGGGGACCAACCTGGTTTTAGTGGAGACTTTAATGAGCCAGTTAGTAGTACTAGCAAGCTATAACTGTTTCCATTAATGCCTCGACAGTTCCATAAAATTTAACCGCAAGTTATGATCTAGATAGATAGTAGATTTATTGGATCTTTTACAAAGTCTATTAATATACTATATATTAGTTAGATCTCTTTTTGAAACTAAATAgtgtaacttttttttattgaaagttgTCATTTATAAAGGTTTCAAGAGTGAAAGAGTAATCATTCTGGTACAACTAATTTTGATAACATTATGAAatcacaattttataaattcagaTTACATGATGTTCCAGATATTTTTATAATCCTAAAgcttaatttagtattttatactCTTTACATAGATCCGATTGAATGTATGCTATTGTTCAGTCCATGTAAATCGAATCTTACAGTGACTTCTCTTTAATTCTGTTCACACAATATACTTTATGACCCACAGTGTCACTGACTCTAGTGAATTATGCAGTCTTAGAGAAATCTATAACAGAAATATCTTCAAGTTTGCTTTGATGAACAAGATAAAAGTGCTTAGCTATGACTGATACAGAGTAAGGAACATATTAGTTAAGCATCAAGAGAGACTTTCTCTGTTGCAGAGTTCCATTGCTTTGATATGTCATCTGCTACTTTGTGTGCATCCATGGAAGTTCCCAGCAAACCTTGGGAGGTGAAACCCACACTATACACTCCATTTTCACCTTTCCAATTGCTGGGTTGTGAGCCTTCACGATGACCACCCTTCTGGTTAAAGAATTTTGCCCCCTTGGATTGCGAAAAGAATTTGATTAAGATGGTTttgcatatttatataacaatcaaaactttaaatatacaaacGTCTACATGTTTGatgtatattatcatgtgattgagtaattttaaattaaagataaagtaatacttaatcacgtgataacatctataaatgtatatctatttgtgtatttaaagtgagtacacatagtattgttatttaaataaaattatgtatacttactTTGAATAtctaaatagatacatatttatgtgatttatatatgttatcatataattaagatgATACATAGAactacatatttatttaaatactcaaaatagatactcattatattgtttttatatataataatggtAAAACTTAACAAAAGAAGCCCATACCTGAAGCCAAGATGTCGTATTGTTTTGGTACCCAGTTGCAAAAATTACCACATCGAAATCCTCCATTGTTCCATCATCAAACTCAGCACCATTGCTTGTGAATTTTCGAATGCCATTAACCACCTATGCGCAGCATTCATGCAGTATCAGAAATTATGGTAATAAAGCTCTTAATGAATTGGTTTATGCTTCTACTTTGAAGTTGTGTTGACCTTGATTTCACCAGACTTAATTTTGGCAAAAGCTCCATCATCCAGAACTGGGGTTTTTCCAATGGAGTTTTTTAACTTCAGGGGTCCAATTTCGGGCCTTCTGATCCCACTTTGAGTTGTGTCTCCAATGATAAGCCTTGAACAGAGAAGAAGGAACCAGTCAACTACTTCTACTGGAAACCACTTCAACAGCCACATTGACAGAGCAAAGGTTGAGTTTCCCAGCACCTGTTTAGGTAATATATGGAACTACAAGAGGCAAAAATTGATATGTTTATTCATAAATCACAAGAAAAGCTTCAATTTAATACcatgaatttattattaacatGGACAATCTTAATGAAGCATGTTAAAAATGTCTCATATGGaagatattattttatgcaCTAGGAAGTCAAAGACAAGTTAAAAGGGGAAATTGAGAGAGCATAAATTCACCTTATCTCTTATGACTATAAAGACATTAGCACCATTTTTGCATAAATCCAAGCTTATCTCCATGCCTGAATTACCACAGCCCACTACCAAAGCTTTCCTTCTTCTGAAAGAAGCACCATTTTTGTATGCACTGGTGTGAAGTAATGTTCCCTTGAATTCTGATACTGCAGGAATTCTTGGTACCACAGGTTCTGCATTTTCTCCAGTTGCTACAATGAGCCACCGGCATCTGTACTCATGCTCGTTAGTCTTCACCCGCCAGCACCGCCTTCTTTCTTCGTACTTAGCCCACTGAACCTCCTGTCCCAGCAGGGGGTTGATGGAGAAGTGGCTAGCATAATCCTCCAAGTAAGTTATGAACTGGCGTTGAGTTGGGTATATGGGGTACTCACTAGGAAATTTAACATAAGGAAGCTGGCAAATTTTCTTGGGAAGATGAAGCTTTAAAGCATCATATGTTTTTTGTTTCCACAGAGACCCTATGCAGCTCTCTTTTTCAAGAATCAAAGAGGGTATTCCCCTTTGTTTAAGGCATGCTGAAACAGCTAGCCCTGAGGGTCCAGCACCAACAATAACTGGTCCTGGGGTCCAAAAAATTTTGGACTTTGAGTTCACTGCTTCATCATCCATTGAATTTAACTGTGTAAAGTTCTTGTATTCAGTTTAAATTAACTACTGAGATGAATTTACCTTTGTTGCTACAAACCCAATTCAGGAAATTGTAAACAGAATGCAGAAATAAACAGAGTAGAACCATGAACTGTGAAGtttgaagataaagatgaaaatttagcTAGACTCTAATTATAACTACAATCAGGAAAAGGCATCCATGATAGACATGGTTGACAATAAATTTACATAAACCCTTTTTATTCATCTCTgtgaagaaagaaaatctttCTATAAAGAATTTTGTTGAGGCTGTATGAGACCTCTGTAGAGAATGAGATTTGTTTCCAATGCTGTATGTGAAAGGGAACATATAGAAGTTACAtaagcatgaaaaaaaaaaatgaatggcATAAAAGAAATATCCTTGCACATGGATATTGAAGTTGAAAGAAACTTAATATTTGTTTGCTCTATTGagtaaaagaaagaagatgaatcGATGAGGAAGGTGACTCAAAAACGGATGGATCTTTTTAATGAAAGATATGgagataaaagccaacaaaaggtgaaaaaaatttagttggGTTTAAGAACCCCATGTTCTCAGTCAACTTATAGAAATCATGTGTCCCTATAGTTCTTCAATTTATTATTGATCCTATACTGCTCGAGTTGCTATTTAGGCTCTGATGAATCTGATAGAACTTCAGATTTTATAACTATTGCTGCACATGGCTATATCTCTGTTCATTTTCTGGGCTTACTGCTTTTCTATGCGCTAAATTTCATACCAAATCAATGCAAATGAGAGGGCTTTTCAGTTGCTATCTTCTCAGAATCCTCTCTTTGATGCCTCTGAAATCTTTATCATTTGCAGTACTACATAATTAGAGATACATTATATACATACAGATGTTATCTACACAAAAATGGCTAGCACGTGTCATTCTGGGTACTTGTGATGAGTGGCTGGGATGAAAGGGTTTTGGCTAGAAGCCCCACTAGAGTTTGCTTTTATGTGGTACACACTACACAGTACAAAGGAGGCAGGAAGAGAGCCACCAAGCTTTCCAGAGATCCAGTTACAACAGAAACAAATAACTGACAGAAAGTATGAAAAGGGATTTCAATTCATCAGCTCTTTGCTTATAAATAATGTGTGAAGGATTGTAAGATCgcataaactaaataaaataaaccaatCAATTCTAATTTCAGGATCTACACATAGATTAtactaaattgaaattatttaagtttataagAATAACGATTTGAactgatattttgtttttaaaacctcTTTTAATAACAACTTTTAATAGGTAAAACTATATTGTATTGGTTTCGGAGTATAGACTTAACTAATATATAGTAAGTTAATAACccataaaaaaactaataaatttaagacCCACGTATAAGAGATCAcaatatatttaagtttatatttattggttacttaaatttatctgtaaagtattattaaaattttaaaatatttaattttattaaaccaaaattatattaaaggaAGACAGCCAAATAAGCGGGGAGGGGGGGATCTATGTAGGTTAAGTACAAGGCTCTAAAAGTACAAGGCCCTAAAACTATTCGATGCtgccatttttaattaaaaaaggaacCATCAATGCTGTATAATTGTGCAGAGGATTGTGAAGTTTGTCAATCATTATCATGGAAAGGTTAAACGAAAAATCAACGAGGGAGATTAGTTATTCACCTTCCATTCCCAACTTCTTGCCCCTCTTGTTTTAAGCTGTCTCTCCACATTTAAATACAATCCTACCTCTTTGCCCATAAGCCTCTCCTTTATCCCTGCCTTAATTGTGATGTGATATGATGGGATCTTTACATCCTTGATATTGACATATGagttaaattttacaataaaattaagcatataaaattttaaatatttaattaaatttttatataatttatcatcttatgatttaatgatcttaaattaagaataaactaTCAtcttattatattgaatttggataaataataatgattattgAGATTTGTCTTACTATTGATTAAAAGGAAACGTAGAATGATTTGATATCACATTTCACCCCTCCTCCCTCATAAAATTTAAcgtatttattaaaatttgtttcatcATTGCTTAAAAGGACATTCAGAATAGGTTTGATACTATTTATAACATCTTTCGTTAAATACTCTAActcactatcaagatattgaaTACTTTAATTACTCAACCTATCTCTCTATGGTTAAAGGAGTTCATagttcatttaattatttatatcttagCATTGATATgagatacatatataaacataatatctCTTTTGTACTGTACTAATGTGGATTAGTCTAGGGGTGTCACACGATTGCAATGCTTAATATCTTAATATCATCTTTTTCCTGGTCTCAGGAAATAATGACTTACTACAGTATAATGCTAATCTTATCATGTGAACAGATGATATGATCATATATACATGGGCATGGGGTGCCAAATTGTGTTAGTTTTGTTAGACAAATGTTGATGAAGGGGGAAAGCCGTAGCAATGAAGTTTCATGCTCAACATTAGAACTATGAACAACCCAAAACTAAACTTTCTCCACAAGCAGCATTGTTTTGGTAGAGGACGGTGGCAATGCAAGGTGGCTTCAACACAATTGAGTCATGCATGAAAACGAGGAAAATTCAATATCAGCTTAAACACCCAACAAAGCACAGGCCATTTGGCAGTACTACGAAAAGTTCCATCAATCATTTGGCTTCTTCTAAATCTGTGAAGAAAACAGTCAAATCTGATGAACTGATTATCcacatttatatacattttcttcTCTGTAGGTCGACCGAATTCGTAGACGTCAAGTGGAACCATCCAAGCCCTAAGAGACAAAAGTTGGtgaactttctttttttagCAGATGATTGGACAAATCGTTGTATGGTATAAAATTCACATGATGAAATAGAAAGAAATGCTGGGAAGAATTTGGAGCCCAAACGTATTGTATATGACTGAAGAATGTTGATTtctgatataataaaattatatgatataatatccACAGGTACATCTCAAaggtaatttagtcattttgattaatttatgtatttaaatgtGTTTATGGTTGAGTTGAGAGTGAATGTATGCTCAAATAGTGTAAgttaatgttatttttctttggagCGTAGTATTTTTAAATGAGGTATTACATGTGCGCATAATACATAattggatacacaaatgatatattattatgtgattgagtaattttgaattataaataaagtaactTCTAATCgcatgataatatgtcatctgaGTACTCAATTATGtactgaaaattatatatacatcatATTACTCTTCCTGAAAACCctatatagatttatatttgaatattatcataccAAATGAATTAAACTGATATAAGGATGGAAATGGGATTTGTTCGTCAATATAATCTAGTATGAAGGAAAAGGAAATTCTCTTGTGACTCATTGATTGTTGATAACTGGAGAGTATTTGAAGGATTCTTGAAGATACCCAAATTGACTACGATAATCaataactcaagtttaagtcTAACGATTTCAAATAATTATCTAAAGTGTAATAAATGGGCATTTTACAAAGATTTTGTACCAATTTCATTTATGTTCATGCAGTTTAATCTTCATAAAATTTGGGATGTGACAAGCCATGCATTCATGAAAGACCTCACTCAATTGTAGAACCTTAGAACCTAAAACTGTGATATTTTCAGGAGGTTTAGTGATGGAAAAAAAGAGATGtttaaagataaagatgaaaatttagacAATCGACATAGTtgacaataaatttaaataaattttttttattcaagcatgtgaaaaatgaaaatttttttatgaagaaTTATGTTGAAGCTATAGGAGATATGCGTAGAGACTGATATTTGTTTCCAATGCGTTGGGTGAAAAGGTGTGGAAGTTAGATAAGCATGAGATTAAAAACAGGGAAATGAGAAAGTAGTTCTTCTACCCAGAAATTGATGTGTCTTGTCAAGTCAGGAAGAAGGGGAAGGAGACTATCAAATTATGTAACTGGGCTTATAACGATTGCTTACTTAGGTTCCGgcttgttaaaaagaaaaatccattTATCATATAATCGGATAAGAATTGAATACCTTAATCTTGCGCTTATCTCTACAAAGAAGATCTCTTCCTATTCTTGCACTGTCTCTAATATGAGGatgataaagaatttttatCCCCTCATGAGAAAATTTCTCTCCCCTTCCCCCCTGTCTCAATGGgaaatttttttcacattttcttctttccactattactaaaaaaataatataatatttattatatatgaaaacatatttataataattaaaattttaaaatataattcaatacataaagatttaagaaatatgtaaaaaaagaaatgaaccAAGGGATAAGTCAAGGAAAGTACAAGTTAAGAATATATTTGTCTATGTTCTCGCCTTGTTCTCAATTATGGGGATTTTAACCATCCCTGTCATTTTTTTTATCGAGAGAATTCCCTCTGCTTTTGGAAAGATGCAGACAGAAAACTTGGTTTCATCGACTGAATTGTAATCTTCACATGTAACTCTTTACAAGTTTACTATAGTAGCAAAGCAAGCTTCCAACATTAGGAAAAATGCATCCAATTAGACAAACCAGAACTGCCTAAGCGTAAATAACAAGCAACCTGTTGGCCAGATCATAAAAATATGTTCTTTCTAATTATACCAGATGGCAACACTAAACTGAGGTTATCAGGATCAAACAGTGAATTGGGATTATTTTGTCTTGAACTGTTTTTGGTACCAAATCCTAAGCAATAGGCTTGCCAACTGCTGATTAACACTGCTGCCACAGATAGTCAAAATAGGCAAAAAGTGAATAAAGATGGCAGGTAAAGAAAACTAACATAAAAAGCAATGACCAAATCTGACTACCAAACCCTTTCCTTCAGTTAcctgaaaatgataattatcCAGCTCATTCATGATAAAACTGGGAAGAGAAAATAATGCTACGAGCAATTTATTTACCAGTGTCTGATTCTCTTCttggaaaatataatttggGAAGAGCCAAAGTGAAAATCTGGATAATTTagtgaaaaacaataaaactaagcgtgttcattttaaatacacaaataaatatatacatatatataacatcatataattacatgatttttaattaagtataaaacaacattcaatcacatgatgatacataagtgtatatctatttatatattcgaaatagatacacataatattaataagtgaaaaaatgGCAAATACATCTTTTATGCTATTGGCTGGGGGATGAAAGAATCACAATGAAAAATGTCTGGGCAAAGAAAGTGCCAATGGCATTTCTCTTTTAGATATAACTGCATAGGTTCAATGGCTGACAGACAATAGAAGCTACatggttttattgttaaaaattatcttaactTCTCAAACCAGAGGCTTATGTGTGTTGAGCTTATGAAGCTGAAATGGCTTCACTCAAGCCCCTATGCAAGCTTCCACAGCTATTGAAGAAATAATCATTGGATGCCAGCAATTCCTTAtaaaatttagtgaaaaataaaataaaaacagacaCTGTTCAAATCTAACAAAATTGTTCATGGATTTATATCAACCACATTCACCTATTCTAACTAATAATAGAAGGAACAATATTCATAATGACCCTTGAGCAGACAATCAAAAGTACTAATAACATAACACCAAAACTCTCGAAATCGTCCTTGTAAACCCATCTAATACTAAGGACACCTAAGCACTGAATATCAGGGCAGTAATTTTCAGAAGAAAACTATCATCCATCATAATCCCCCTGAGCGAACTTGTTTTCCGGATAAAACACAGCAGCCACTTGATTCCCACCAAATTTTCTTCCATTCATCCCCGACCGGGCCTTTGAAGCACCATCAACATCTGCATACTCTAAGA from Mangifera indica cultivar Alphonso chromosome 16, CATAS_Mindica_2.1, whole genome shotgun sequence includes the following:
- the LOC123199141 gene encoding indole-3-pyruvate monooxygenase YUCCA6-like, whose protein sequence is MDDEAVNSKSKIFWTPGPVIVGAGPSGLAVSACLKQRGIPSLILEKESCIGSLWKQKTYDALKLHLPKKICQLPYVKFPSEYPIYPTQRQFITYLEDYASHFSINPLLGQEVQWAKYEERRRCWRVKTNEHEYRCRWLIVATGENAEPVVPRIPAVSEFKGTLLHTSAYKNGASFRRRKALVVGCGNSGMEISLDLCKNGANVFIVIRDKFHILPKQVLGNSTFALSMWLLKWFPVEVVDWFLLLCSRLIIGDTTQSGIRRPEIGPLKLKNSIGKTPVLDDGAFAKIKSGEIKVVNGIRKFTSNGAEFDDGTMEDFDVVIFATGYQNNTTSWLQGAKFFNQKGGHREGSQPSNWKGENGVYSVGFTSQGLLGTSMDAHKVADDISKQWNSATEKVSLDA